Part of the Oryzias melastigma strain HK-1 linkage group LG11, ASM292280v2, whole genome shotgun sequence genome, CTAACAggcacaataacacccaacccaTCCCGCTCGGCATTTGCAGATCGAAAATTCTTTCACTCTCTTGAGCTCCATCAAAATGTGGTCAAGCAGCTTTCAGCCAAAAAGTACAACAAACCCGGAGATTAGAAATGTGGTTATCAACCCTTGAGTCAGATTCCAGATACACTTGTTGTCTGTATGTGTTTCTTTTTCCCCATTTCTGTGGTTTACTTCTGAATTCTGACTCTGaacttttcataataaaatgtattcactgttttttcctcttttctatGCCAAAATCTATTCTAATCAAATGTTCTCCATCTTTACTTTGATGGAAATGTTCTTCAAATGACTAACAGGAAAGTTTAATGAGGTACTTTTGTAATCTGTAACTGTTATATAAAGTTTcaataaaccataaataaatgtctgaaGCCAGTTATTTGTCGTTTATTGCTCTTATAACAACCACAGAGCATCCTTTGACCCCTCTGACGGTAAATTTAAGTTTATTGGGTGGTAGTGATTAATTTACCGAATGACACTGATAATCAACTTCTGAGAGGAGTTCAAACATGACCTCCGGGTCGTTTGAGGGTAATGATGTTCCTGATGCCATCATAGGGGCAAAAATGGTTCCAGTCAATGACAGATCCGGCTAAATGTCACCTTAAATCTTActcaaaagcatcaacaatgaGGTTTCAAAACATGAAGTTACTCCGACAACAGCAGAACTTTTTCACTGCAGAACCACTCCAGCAGGAACTCGTAACGCTGCAGCAGTTTTTTCATCAGAATCATAACAGATCTCAATTGTTTCTCTGTGGTTTGATGCGTGACACATTGAAATgttctgcacacaaacaccttCCTGAGCTGCAGTGCATGTAAATGATGCAGCGATGCCGTTCAGATAAGCAAACATGTACTGTATTTTTAGTAATAATTGTCAAATACAGTTTAgtttgttgaaaaattacacttttggtTTGTAGTTTCTGATTAGATATTTGCTTTTCTTCAAACCAGAATTATACAGAGactcttgcaaaaaaaaagatttttttttatcttttagttttttggcatacatttttctctgtctgttcACTCACCACTGTGAATGCTACTGTCCGTTCTAGAATATTTTACATCTAATAAAGACACAGACTAGAGAGCGGCTTCACTTAAATCATTTTACTTCACTCAACAAAACATTGAACTCTTGTGAGTTTGCCCTGTTCCAGCAGAAGGGTCCTAAGGAAAGAGCAGGATGTAGgagttgtttttgtcaaatacCATGACGAGGCCTCATACCAATCGGAAAGCAGCACAGCtctgtgtttctctgttctgGCACATTGTGGTGCTTTCAATCGCTGATAGATGTGTTGGTACAGAGAAAGCTGGCAGGACTGCGACAGAATAAACTCTGTAAAAGCAGTCATATGTAACCTCAACCATCACTGTATTTCATTATATATCCAAAAACTTGACCAGAGCACAAGATGGGCCAACACTGAAGACACAGGGTTCCTTTAATGCAATTTGGCTAATTCGAAACATGCAGCCCACTGTGACTGATCAACAGGATCCACAGgtgagtgggcggagtcacagccaGCCTGAACAGACACAGATGAATACAACCAAATaaggaacaaaataaaaaaatgtagtcaagCAAATCAAGACAGCTTACTTAATTGaagtttttattctatttttcacGGTTTTAAAAGACTAAAGCAGACATTGATGTCTAAAAACGTCTATTTTCATGGatatctgagaaaaaaagatgagaaattagacaaaaaataaattcaaacttcaccaatgaaaaaaaagtaggaaagataaaagaaaaaacctgaacTGGCTGAACTAAAAATGCCAGTTTGCTTTCTAAAGTGTATTATCCTGCAGTTACTGTCACTCTTGTTCAGTTGTGCTTaactttggtttttaaaaatgatgtctTGGGAATCGAAGGCATTTTAGTCTAAATTTACACTGACAAATTCAGTTTGTCACTTTCGCAACACACGACTTCAGCCGCCATTTCAAGCGTTCACTCAAATCGTGACAAAATGGCGTCCAACAGTAACTGAGAGTCGCTGTCTTTCAGTCGACAGAGGGAGTCGTGTGTTGATTCTTGTCAGCGTTGGTGTTTGACACACCTCATCTGGACTCAATGCCAACTCAGCATCGCTGCCAATGAGAAAAAACACGGCCGTGCTGGTTGTTCCGGTGCTTTCCAGCTCagataacaaaacaaaagccaaaCTAACCACATTTCAGAGCGTTACTTCATTCGTTTTCACAAGAGGAACCACAATAAAGTCTGGTAGCTTTAATCCAGAAGGAAATAACCACTTATAAAGTTTGTTCATGTAATTAAAAAAgtgctggaatttttttttctaaagttgtgAGCAGTTTAACACTTTATTATGTAAGTTCAAGTGCACGTTTATAACTGAGAAGCGTTTAGTTTAGAAgttatttgcatttcttttataTAACTAATCCGATAAAAGGACCTTGCTAACTATTCTGTTGTGAAGAGAAATAGGATTAATAAAGGTTATGACTAATagcattaaaaagtaaaaccacagaaataataggattttctctgtttttaattgacagaaacacaaatatgtaCAAATATACATAAAGCAGCTGTTGATCCATCAGGTAAATTAATGGAGACACAAGTGATTTGTTTATGATTGTAGTTTGTCGCtatcaaaagttaaaaatggaaaaaaggcaTCAAAGAGACAAACTTCAACTGAAAAGTTTTATGATGTgagtataaaataaataaaataacttgttCTTGAAAAACAGAGATTGGAATATTGTATTTAAGGAGAACATACAGATTTACTATGTACAGAAGTATGTTACACAATAACACACATTAAGCTTCAGTCTGTGCTTGGTTGGTCTTTTCGGTGAAGAGCTCCTCTTTCAGTTTGTAGTAGGCTCCCTTTAGATCCATCAGTTCCTGGTGAGTTCCCTGCTCTTGAACTTTTCCACCATTTATCACCACGATCTGATCCGCCTTCTCGATGGTTTTCAGGCTGTGAGCGATCACCACGAGAGTCTGGTTTGGGCAGCTGGCCAGAGTCTGCAGGACCTGAACAGAACCCATAACAGAGATGTtcatctgctttttcttttattttttattaaattatttacataTGTAGGTTTCTAGTTTACTTATAAAACAAAGATCACACTTGACAGTGCAGTGTATCCTGGTGAAGTCAAAGCTATTAAGCTGTGTTCACAACTAACATACTTGCGTCAGTCGCCTctctttcattcaaaaatgtgttcctttaGGCTTTACGTCCCAgtcacatgtgggaggagctaccagctaatgttatCGTGTCGCAGGACTTTAAATCgtgtctgtaccattgacttaacattgaaactggacgcccCTGACGTGCAAACTGCATTCAGTGTGAATTCAGCTTAAGAAAAGCCAAAATCacccatttaaaataaaaaggacacaaaAACTGCTCCAAGCATAAAAAGTATTTAGAGATATTTGAAgaaatatgtttgattttttgctACACTCTTCcaaaagacagatttttaagCACTGAAATCTAAAAGGGTCAATATAAATTGTCCTAAATTTAAGATTTATCCCtaaaacttttgctttaaatagGTTAAAAAGAGGCAGCAAACCTTATTTTCATTCTCGATGTCCAGAGAGCTGGTTATTTCATCCAGAATGAGGACCTGGGGTTTCCGGATCAGAGCTCGAGCGATGCCGATCCGCTGCCTCTCACTTTTGGACAGCTGACCGCCGCCCTCGCCGACCTCTGAGAAGTGAGCAACCATGTGAAGTCAGGATTCACTGAAGGAAGctcaaaaagttttctttaaataatgtgAAATATATACAATCTGCATGTTTACTCAAGTATTGAAACTTTCCGTACTTTATGATCCAGTTTTTGCTGCTATATGTGTcagaaaactttaaagtttatctttGTTTACCGGTATCATATCCTTTGTCCAGTTTCATGATGAAGTCGTGAGCGTTGGCTTTGCAGGCTGCTTCCTTGATCTCCTCCATGGAACAGTCAGAAAGTCCGTAAGTAATGTTGTCTCTGATGGACCCAGAGAGGAGCACTGGCTCCTGGCTCACTGCAGCGACCTGGAAAAGGAAATAACACAACATATATACGTTATATTTACTCAAATACATGCGCAGTTTATCCTTTTTACTCTAATTCAACATGAGATACCTTCTTATGGAAATAATGATGATCATAGGATCTCAGTGGATTCCCATCCAGAAGAATTTCTCCATCTTGAGGCTCGTAGAATCTCTGCAGCAGACTCACACAGGTGCTCTTTCCCTCTCCAGACGGACCCACAAGAGCGGTCATCTGACCCGGTTTCAGCTCCAGAGACAACTCCTGGAGCAGCAGACTTTGCTCACAAACTGCTTAAATGAAGCCCACGTGAAAACACACTTTCTCACCTGTAGCACAGTTTTGCTGGGGTTTGAAGGATAAGCAAAATTGAGATGTCGGTAAGTGACGCGTCCTTTCATCTGATCTGGTTTGAGTTTTCCGTCTGTGCTGATCTGAGGCTTTCTGTCCAGATACTCAAATACTTTTCCAGCCGCCACGACTGAGTTGAGCATGTCACCAAAGATGTAAGTCAGGGTCTGGTGGAGGAGGAGTTTGGGATTTGAGTGTTGAGATTTCCcacataaaaatatctttatgctgttgatatttttatctttgttttaaagtcaaaaacatAATCTGACAGCATCATGGAGCACTCACCCTGATGTTGTCACCAAGATCAGACTGGTAGAGGATGAAGGAAACCAGGTTTCCTGTGGTCATCTGTCCCTTCTGGATGAAAAGTCTTCCATAGTATAATATAAACACCTGCATGGCCAAACCTGTCAACTAGACACACATTTCAAATTAGATAATCTCCTCAGATGTCTCTGAATCCAGGAGCAAATAGGAAACATGAACTTCTCACCCTCCGAGCGAGTAAATAAATGGCTCTAACTGTGTCCCGGCGCGTCTTCAGACTGTGTGTTTCCATCAGACGTTTGTCATAGCGACTGGCCTCATGCATCTCCGTGTGGAAACTTCGTACCACTCGAATCCCAAACACGACCTCGTTTGCGGAGTCATTTGTACGAGCCATGGAGCTCTGCATATCCTGGAACAATCTCTGAACagagaaacaatattttaatgaaaacccAGTTCcataaacacattaaagtaACTTCATTTaccaaataaataattcatgatTCATATTCTtggccgctttttcccttttggggGCACGGGGTGCTGTAGCCTAACCCGACTACTGATGgatgaaggcggggttcaccctggacggGTCACCAGTCTATCGCAGggcctcattcacacacacattcactctcacattcacacctaggggcaatttagagtcaccaattaacctatgaagcatgtttttggacggtgggaggaagccggagtccccggtgaaaactcATGCGGGGGGGGGGATTacttagaaaaagttttttttatgtatgagCTTCTACTGTACCTGGTATTTTGTGTCATAGATGTTCTGGATGAGACCAGTGATTGGAGTTTCCATCAACACGAGCAACGTCAGCTTCCACGACAGACTCATCATCAGAGTAATTATGCCAACTGTCTTGATGAAGGTCCTCAGCAGGACGTTCACGTTCAAACACACTGTTCTTGCCATCAGTGATGTATCTTTGGACAACCTGGATGTGATTTCACCTGAACAGATGAGTTACAGGACTTAGCTGAAGGCTGTTCACCATCACATGTTTTCTGTGATGGTGAACAGCAAACATTACCTGTCTTTATGGTCTCAAAAAATCCTATTTCCTGCTTGGTCAAGGCTTCAAACAGCTTCACCTTCATTCTGCAGGTGAATGAGCTGACAGCACATATTAACACACCCCCTCTGCAGCCGGCACTCACAGAACTagacagacagaaagaaagCAACAATTTAATTCCAACACACACCAAATGAAATGCTCATCGTGGTGATTTTTGAGGCTGCTCATGTGACAATTTTAAGAAACACTATGACAACAGCCTGAGGTAATTTGTAGATATTTGCTgctattgtcttttatttaaatgcctttagatttttgcaaaaatgcttttaacaaaaataatggtTGTTTGACATCAGCGGGGGGaagcagctagcgtgtaaatctTTCAGAAATGTGGGTGTGAGCTTTTAACAAGCTGCAGATGCAGGTGTCATCGTCTCAAATAAGATGCTGGAAATCCTGTCTTACCCTCCCACAGAATACAGGCCCATGAAGAGGAGAGCAGATAGAAACTCATTTCGTTCAAAGTT contains:
- the tap2a gene encoding antigen peptide transporter 2a isoform X2, which codes for MADRMIRKVFALILALSLDLCLFYASDRFIFLGHVARLWLSAALRWSAVSLTVQVILGDIKPVLIRYITAHSVLQAVFESGSRTLHGEDSLCGGAADARCWLMFSGAALGAALFWEITIPDQDDAAGTREEKQKSRVLFMRVLRLFKPDYLLLLAGLVFLSLAVLCEMFIPFYTGRVIDILGSNFEQNEFISALLFMGLYSVGSSVSAGCRGGVLMCAISSFTCRMKVKLFEALSKQEIGFFETIKTGEITSRLSKDTTLMARTVCLNVNVLLRTFIKTVGMITLMMSLSWKLTFLVLMETPITGLIQNIYDTKYQRLFQDMQSSMARTNDSANEVVFGIRVVRSFHTEMHEASRYDKRLMETHSLKTRRDTVRAIYLLARRLTGLAMQVFILYYGRLFIQKGQMTTGNLVSFILYQSDLGDNIRTLTYIFGDMLNSVVAAGKVFEYLDRKPQISTDGKLKPDQMKGRVTYRHLNFAYPSNPSKTVLQELSLELKPGQMTALVGPSGEGKSTCVSLLQRFYEPQDGEILLDGNPLRSYDHHYFHKKVAAVSQEPVLLSGSIRDNITYGLSDCSMEEIKEAACKANAHDFIMKLDKGYDTEVGEGGGQLSKSERQRIGIARALIRKPQVLILDEITSSLDIENENKVLQTLASCPNQTLVVIAHSLKTIEKADQIVVINGGKVQEQGTHQELMDLKGAYYKLKEELFTEKTNQAQTEA
- the tap2a gene encoding antigen peptide transporter 2a isoform X1, whose translation is MADRMIRKVFALILALSLDLCLFYASDRFIFLGHVARLWLSAALRWSAVSLTVQVILGDIKPVLIRYITAHSVLQAVFESGSRTLHGEDSLCGGAADARCWLMFSGAALGAALFWEITIPDQDDAAGTREEKQKSRVLFMRVLRLFKPDYLLLLAGLVFLSLAVLCEMFIPFYTGRVIDILGSNFERNEFLSALLFMGLYSVGGSVSAGCRGGVLICAVSSFTCRMKVKLFEALTKQEIGFFETIKTGEITSRLSKDTSLMARTVCLNVNVLLRTFIKTVGIITLMMSLSWKLTLLVLMETPITGLIQNIYDTKYQRLFQDMQSSMARTNDSANEVVFGIRVVRSFHTEMHEASRYDKRLMETHSLKTRRDTVRAIYLLARRLTGLAMQVFILYYGRLFIQKGQMTTGNLVSFILYQSDLGDNIRTLTYIFGDMLNSVVAAGKVFEYLDRKPQISTDGKLKPDQMKGRVTYRHLNFAYPSNPSKTVLQELSLELKPGQMTALVGPSGEGKSTCVSLLQRFYEPQDGEILLDGNPLRSYDHHYFHKKVAAVSQEPVLLSGSIRDNITYGLSDCSMEEIKEAACKANAHDFIMKLDKGYDTEVGEGGGQLSKSERQRIGIARALIRKPQVLILDEITSSLDIENENKVLQTLASCPNQTLVVIAHSLKTIEKADQIVVINGGKVQEQGTHQELMDLKGAYYKLKEELFTEKTNQAQTEA